A portion of the Calothrix sp. 336/3 genome contains these proteins:
- a CDS encoding inositol monophosphatase family protein — translation MTEFWTSVLEFAQEVTAQVGKQLLEDFGQAKAEQKSDGSLVTASDKWADVQIRQAIASKFPDHGILTEEGNTIFPGTEWCWVVDPIDGTTNFTRGIPIWGISMGLLYRGVPVFGYVDMCPLYQVFHGYWSGETGLDMPSGAFCNGKPIKVSQDSPSSQHFFNLCSRSTDVIEPDFPCKIRMLGVATYNFLSVATGAVLGGIEATPKTWDIAAIWAITQAAGATWVSSQLEPFPLVKGENYAAISYPTMVLSRSELVSVFKPYLGKLKL, via the coding sequence ATGACAGAATTTTGGACAAGCGTTCTGGAATTTGCCCAAGAAGTAACTGCACAAGTTGGTAAGCAGCTACTCGAAGATTTTGGGCAAGCAAAAGCAGAGCAGAAAAGTGATGGTAGTTTGGTGACAGCTTCCGATAAATGGGCTGATGTCCAGATTCGTCAGGCGATCGCCAGCAAATTTCCCGACCATGGTATCCTCACCGAAGAAGGAAACACCATCTTTCCTGGTACTGAGTGGTGCTGGGTAGTTGACCCCATCGATGGTACAACTAACTTTACCCGTGGCATACCTATCTGGGGAATTTCCATGGGCTTATTGTATCGAGGCGTACCCGTTTTTGGTTACGTAGATATGTGCCCCCTATATCAAGTCTTCCATGGTTATTGGTCTGGAGAAACTGGCTTAGATATGCCATCCGGTGCTTTTTGTAATGGTAAGCCCATCAAAGTTAGCCAGGATTCCCCCAGTAGTCAGCATTTCTTTAACCTCTGCTCTCGCAGTACTGACGTGATTGAGCCTGATTTTCCCTGTAAGATTCGGATGCTGGGTGTAGCCACCTATAATTTTTTATCAGTGGCGACTGGTGCAGTTTTAGGTGGTATTGAAGCCACACCGAAAACCTGGGATATTGCAGCAATTTGGGCAATTACCCAAGCCGCAGGGGCAACCTGGGTGTCATCCCAATTAGAACCCTTTCCCCTAGTCAAAGGTGAAAATTACGCTGCTATTTCTTACCCGACGATGGTTCTCAGTCGCTCGGAATTAGTATCAGTCTTTAAACCATATTTAGGGAAATTAAAGCTCTAG
- a CDS encoding SH3 domain-containing protein, with protein MIKHLIISTVITSLTSTVAQAQSTASVFAPPSNIRNAPSGEIICTINKKITLEVSQQQNGWYYTSLCGGGYIHKSQIRFQNSNKNISNQAKVVGIKQGQLALRNLPNGRSLAGLNNGNVVNILAQQGNWAYVEVINGPNAKINGMRGWVNSYYLALF; from the coding sequence ATGATAAAACATTTAATCATATCTACTGTTATTACTAGCCTGACTTCTACTGTTGCACAAGCTCAATCAACTGCTTCTGTTTTTGCTCCACCCTCTAATATTCGTAATGCTCCTAGTGGAGAAATTATTTGTACTATTAACAAAAAAATTACCCTAGAAGTTTCCCAACAGCAAAATGGTTGGTACTATACAAGTTTGTGTGGAGGAGGATATATTCACAAAAGTCAGATTCGTTTTCAAAACTCTAATAAAAATATCTCTAATCAAGCCAAAGTTGTAGGAATTAAGCAAGGACAATTAGCCCTGAGAAATTTACCAAATGGTCGTTCCTTAGCAGGATTAAATAATGGTAATGTTGTGAACATTTTGGCTCAACAAGGCAATTGGGCTTATGTGGAAGTTATCAATGGACCTAATGCCAAAATAAATGGGATGAGAGGTTGGGTGAATTCATACTACCTAGCCCTTTTCTAG
- a CDS encoding Rieske 2Fe-2S domain-containing protein produces MSWNLPGAPWLIAHNSMLPINQPQLLTIAGKDYVLWKNSQGEISALENACPHLGAKLSDGWICPQRNTITCPFHAIEFDNQGRALLPKEKISQPLANTLKLEMQGDFIWTYANQVPRIPIPNILEEISGKYRYIGATKNVTIKTPFLYALEVNHDLNHAKGTHRPLFKIESTEVHSFEAQEYFSVSRIKHFRAQNTWQEYLKNIALFFTPNPVELLLENYFPHFVIVYSDSPLGELVQVFVIYPETENTTKMFILLFVAKSFGILNPILEKATIKAAEEIIYQDTSMIENLYPRSEPTMRLPHEESWHWARNLYLNW; encoded by the coding sequence ATGTCTTGGAATTTACCCGGTGCGCCTTGGTTAATCGCACACAACTCCATGCTGCCTATAAATCAGCCCCAATTACTTACCATTGCTGGCAAAGATTATGTATTGTGGAAAAATTCCCAGGGAGAAATATCAGCCTTAGAAAATGCTTGTCCTCACCTAGGAGCAAAACTTTCCGATGGTTGGATTTGTCCTCAACGTAATACAATTACTTGCCCCTTTCATGCTATAGAATTTGATAATCAAGGTCGAGCATTATTACCCAAAGAAAAAATTTCTCAGCCTTTAGCCAATACTTTAAAACTAGAGATGCAGGGTGATTTTATCTGGACTTATGCTAATCAAGTACCAAGAATTCCTATCCCTAATATTTTAGAAGAGATTTCTGGCAAATATCGTTATATTGGTGCTACTAAAAACGTCACCATCAAGACTCCCTTTCTCTACGCTTTAGAAGTCAACCATGATTTAAACCACGCCAAAGGAACCCACAGACCATTATTTAAAATTGAAAGTACGGAAGTGCATAGTTTTGAGGCTCAAGAATACTTTTCTGTGAGTAGAATTAAGCATTTTCGCGCCCAGAATACCTGGCAAGAATATCTGAAAAATATTGCTCTCTTCTTCACTCCTAATCCTGTCGAGCTACTGCTAGAGAATTACTTTCCCCATTTCGTTATCGTTTATTCCGATTCTCCCTTAGGAGAGCTTGTGCAGGTTTTTGTAATTTATCCAGAAACCGAAAACACAACCAAAATGTTTATTCTGTTGTTTGTCGCTAAGTCTTTTGGAATTTTAAATCCTATTTTAGAAAAGGCGACAATTAAAGCAGCAGAAGAGATTATCTATCAAGATACATCAATGATTGAAAATCTCTATCCCCGTTCAGAGCCGACAATGAGATTACCCCACGAAGAATCTTGGCATTGGGCAAGGAATCTTTACTTGAATTGGTAA
- a CDS encoding TetR/AcrR family transcriptional regulator, whose protein sequence is MTQSPSNPVGMRRKPRQARSQERVNRILDVAEAMFIAEGYNGTTTNAIATHAQVPIGSLYQFFPDKAAILQALALRYNQLLHQKLIALDRGELATQPLSTYVDQLIDATDSFFTEYPGYHAIFIQVQEAIPELEQIENAADTQLIQEFAASLAQRQPGLAAGDYQAIAFVLVKAIGTLLWLSLSQEATFRQRLVAETKRLTLGYLQSYFPPNPT, encoded by the coding sequence ATGACTCAAAGCCCTTCAAACCCAGTGGGAATGCGACGGAAACCACGGCAAGCTCGTAGTCAGGAGCGGGTAAATCGGATTCTGGATGTGGCAGAAGCAATGTTTATTGCAGAGGGTTATAACGGAACAACAACAAACGCGATCGCCACCCATGCTCAAGTGCCAATTGGGTCGCTTTACCAGTTTTTCCCAGATAAGGCAGCTATTTTACAAGCCCTAGCCCTACGCTACAATCAGCTATTGCATCAAAAATTGATTGCCCTTGATAGGGGGGAGCTGGCAACCCAACCTTTATCTACCTACGTAGATCAGTTGATTGATGCTACAGATAGTTTTTTTACCGAATATCCCGGCTACCATGCCATTTTCATTCAGGTGCAGGAAGCAATACCTGAATTGGAGCAAATCGAGAATGCAGCAGATACACAACTGATTCAGGAGTTTGCCGCATCTTTAGCCCAACGTCAACCAGGGTTAGCAGCTGGGGATTATCAGGCGATCGCCTTTGTCTTGGTAAAAGCGATCGGCACATTATTATGGCTATCCCTCAGTCAAGAAGCCACCTTTCGTCAACGTCTAGTCGCAGAAACCAAACGACTCACCTTAGGTTATCTACAAAGCTATTTTCCGCCGAATCCAACGTAA